CTTGTTACACTTGAGAGAAGGATGAATGAAGAAACGTTTAAGTAGTGATAATGAGAGTTTCACAACACACAGCATTTGTGACCACGACCTCACCTGACACACAAACCAGAAAATCCATTACTGATGTAACAGTTGTGAGGCTGAGCAATGAACTGCTGCAAAGGGACTTCCTGGGGAAGTTTAGGAGTCCACAGCGCAGCGGCTCAGTGAGACCGCGTGGTtcagaaaacacaagcaaacagTTTCAGTGTAGCTTCTGGGTACCACCCGCACAGCAACAAATCCTTAGTGCGAGTGAGCACCACAAAGAGACAAGGACCTTGgaagcatttccatttattttgctgcaaAATACTTTGCACGCTCACTCACCTTTGGGTGAAAGCATCTGTTAAGTAAAGGCAAAGCATCACAAGAGCAGTACCTTCCACAGTTGTATTCTGCAGTCTCCCAGTCACACACTCCACAATTACGGGTTTCTGACATTTTGACAAGATTTGCTGTGTTACGTGGGATTCCCGTCCCCACCCACCCTCTATCATCCTGCAGTATGTACAGAATTAGGCTGGCAACGTAATGGtgcattttcactttctgaacACTGAGGAACATCAATGAACCAGCTGTTCTCACCTTTTCAGAAGGAGCTCATTTccaggttggggggggggaaggagaacaATTTTCATAATACAACACACGAAAACTCCAAGGTTGCAGAGGCAGAGAATTTGAAAGGAAGTTCAAAGACAGTGCAGAACACACAGGTTGGCATTAGCATCCTCACTGCAGCCGACTCAAACACTGCTTATCGCAACAAAAGCCGCCATCACATCCTGCCCgctgctgcacagcctggtGAGCACCTCCAGTTTCTAGAATCTCTCCCATACCTGCTTCACTGTAGCAAATGAGAACTGACTTACAATACAGATACGTATTCATCACACACATGCCTTTAAGAGCACAACAGGCTATGAGTTTATAACAAAGTCTCATTAGGGATTTTCAATATTACAGGACAAGTGATAGCTTAATGACTACAGATAGCGAGGATGACAGCAGGAGAAAACCCAGTTATTGCTGGCAACAGAAGTGATCGGGTTTCCTACATCCAGGCCCACAGCTACACAGCATACAGTATATACTCCAAAAATCGTCTGGCACAAAAATCAGTAACAAAAGAGACAGTTTTCAATACAAAATCTTGGGTTATGtaatctgtaattttttttccccctaagaaATGATTCTGATCAGGTTTTATGGTCAAACTACATTAGTTAGGGAGGGACTGGTTGGCCTTCTATCAAAGGAGTTCACCCGGtacattttacttctttctccaCAAAGAGTGAATACAAAAGCCCGGTGGATGAATAACCCTGTTCTGAACAAGATATCACATAGTTTAATAACTTTGCTACGCCATTAGTTTTAATTCCAACCTGTATTCCAATATGCACATGACTATTTTCAAATACAACAAAAACTTGAAGTAAACAGCATCAGTCATCAGCATGGCAATTGGTAAAATCCTTCACAACCTCAGTAAAATCTCTATAAACATTGTGGAAAGTAGATACAGAATGTACATAAAACAGTTCTCTATACAAAAGTGCATTTTAGCAGTAAAATTAGCAAagaacctggaaaaaaaaaggggaaaaaaaagccttaattTAAGCAGTACCACTTAAACTACACCATCCACCTCACCCCCCAActcaaccaaaaccaaaacctcaaAGAAAAAACTCACTTTCTCCTTGCTTTGGTTATTAACTGTATTCAAGGCTTCAACGTCACTTTCTTTAAtagaagaatttatttataatttgGAAATATCTTAAAGTTAGCCAGGTGAGAGAGAATGCAAGTATGATTGATCAGAGTTAAGCGTCAAAACAGACAAGCTTTGAATGGTATGAACATTTGCATTTGGTAGATTAATAATTTAACTTTGCAAACCTTAAATGGAAAACGGCGTGCTGATTGGGTCCTTTCTGCACCCCAAAACTGCGAGATTCATAAGCTTGAGAATTTTAAACCAATAAATCTAACAGCCATAAAAAAATGGCTTATAAGAATGAACCTCGAGACCCCCAGAACAGTCAGGTTTATGAGTATTTATAGACCAACGCATCGACTGAATTCAAAGCTCAAAGagtgttaagaaaaaaagaaatggctttaGGCCATTCAGCATAGATGAATAGTAAATATTGCCATTTTATATGCTTCTATACCATATATGCGCTCTGTTGTAAATGCACATGAATAAATTCATATAGTTGTGTGTTTATTTCCATTCTTCCCCCAGAGAATGATTGTGACCTTCACAGGAATCAAACCACAGTATGAGAACTAAAAATCAAACCTAGGAAAGCCTTGCCCAACATCTTGATTGTTCATCTTAGAAAGCACCCCATACTCGGCATACCATCATTTAATCAGCTTCccacataaagaaaaatagtcCATGTCTTAACAGAGACAAAGGGCGATAttagatacacacacagatcaGACAGGTTTGTCAGGCAGCTAGCTTCCTTCCTTATAGTTAAAATTATGTTAGAAAAGAACGTTCTCTATTGTTTACAGTCTTATTGCAATCAGACTTTCAGTGCTCATTCTAAGCCTTTTTAGAGAAAAAGTTACCATGGAAGCAAATCATTAATGTTACACAGCTTAAATAATTACATTTGTATTACAGTGGGTACAAAGCACATAGTTACACAGCTTCAGTACCATGGAGCAATACATCCATtgctgttttgttattgtttttttcctgtgtctcTCTATTCTGCTTTTTAGGGTGACATTTTCCTTCAATGAAGGAAAAGTgcaattttgttgttgttgtttttaaacacactaCAAAATAAGTGAATTTTAACAGTCCGTTGTTGTTCTGCATCTATCCGAACCCAGCAAGCTGTAGATAGCCTCctgtaaaacaaagcagcagcagctacgATCACTTAAACTTGAATCAGcaagatgaggtttaacaacAGTTTCAACTGAGTAATGCAACAGGAACCCAATGCAAATTTTAAGCATACAGTATTCTGCAGGATGTGAAAAAAACCTCTCACCCCTACTCAAAATTAGGGTGTCATTAGAAACTAAGAAGgatgcaaaaaaaacaaagcgcGTGTAGAAGTTTGTGATACAGTCTGAATTCCCACAGCTATTCCTAGCGCTGTTCTCAGAGATTCCAAGTACTCAGCACAGAGGTAAGCAAGCAGACATGAATGTTCTGACCAGAGTGTTCCTAGTTTCGTATTCTCAGGTTAAATCCGGAAGCACAAGATTACAGAGCTGTAAGTTATATGGCACCCCTGTAAACCTGCACTTTTCTGTCCATTTGTCTGAACGGAAGTAACGGAAGTACCCAGCTGGAGATGAGCCACCCCAACCAGCTACCATAGCGCCTGGGAACTTTTCTCCAATACAGCAGGTGAATAATTAGAACAATGTAATCACTTGGATTAATTTATATTCACTTAAGATCAAGCTGAAAATACTATCCTCTCTCATTTAATAACTTCGGGAATCTAGCAGACAGGTATCTCATCAAAACAAATGGGTTCAGCTCTCAGCATCTTCAAACTCCACCATCATGAGGCACTGCACCTTTGTACGCCACTAAGAACTTTTTAGTACTGTTTCTACAGAAGGAAGAGAGGTATCAATCAGTTATAGCGCAGTGCAAGTGAATACTGACAGGAAACGGTCACTTCTGGTTAGCAGCCAAATGATGAGCAATACATAGCTAACATCCAggtttaaaatgatatttttctatCAATGGCCAAGTCAATGAGAGTGGCAAATTCCACATGTACTACTAACTAGATTATGGACCTCACTTTTACCTCACTGAAACCCTTTCAGAAGTCATTGTTCAGATATTTTGCTGACCTGATATTTCAGGGCTATAGGGAATGCCACCTCTAGAATTAACATACTCAGCTGTCATGACAAACAAGTGTGCACAAGACATGCAGAATTAGTGAGTGAGTCGCCCCACACCTACATAAAGTGGATTGTGCGATTCTGCAGGATTGGGCCACATGCTGCATTTACAGGCACCTGTGACCACATTGAACTCATTAATTAATgagagcaaaatgaaagcagtaaaGCATCAGGattaaaaaaagagtaattaaaaaaaaaaaaatcaccttccTGAACTCAGAACTAGAAAATACTTTTATGGCCCTTTAATTTTCACACTGAAATTTAGAAGGATTAATTTCATCTCAGGTGCTGGTGGAAAGAATATTGTAGCCAGTGGTACCAAGGTAAGGACAGAAGTCGCTTTACAAATAGTCATGATGAGGAAACAGGTTAAAATTACTACCTGTAAATCTGAATTTTAAGAGATACTTCAAAAGCAGGATTCCGAAGCACATTTGGAAGAGTGCAACAACCCACATGGAAGACTCATCCTCAGCTGGGTGGCAAAAGGAATAAGCATATAATTAGAAAAGACATAGCTGTGTCTACGCCTAATCTATCTTGCctatgaaattaatttatttagaCATAAGTttagaaataaagaagacaCCAAAGCTTTGTGCCTCTCGTTTGCAAATCTGTTTCCAGTAGCATTTTTAACTATTGTTAAGAAGTGTCCCAGACAACTTTATTAAAGATTAATGCACTTTTAATGCATAAAGGTATTACATTTGAATCTCTCTACAGCAATCGTTGGGATATACTGGCCAACCTTTACTATTGATCAGACTAAGACACTGAGCAgccaaataattttttaaagactAAGTTTGCAAATTGTAtgtttttgcctttatttatttattttttaatctaccTGCTTCCTAAACAACTATACAATTAGGCATTATTTCTGTATACAGATTTCCTGCTTTGGAAGTCCTGCTTCTTACTTTCTGTGCAGTTCAAGGTAATCTGCAACTACTAGAAATGGGATTCGTCACAGTATTCTGATTTTGTACAATCCAACAGAAAGACTAAAGAAAGCCTTACAGAATTAAAGTGTGTTTGGTACTACCTCCCTCTTTGCCCCCCAGGTTAAACAACTCTcctaacaggaaagaaagagacaaaagcaGCCAAGTTTAATTACACAAactaagtgaaaataaaagactGGAATATAGAACTGCATACTTAGTGTCATCCAAAAGCATCCCTAGGTATATGCCTTGCAAGAAAGTCGCATGTTAGCCAAGTTCAGTTTTCTGTAACAACTATCtattcagcagcttttcagaaGTCAATTAAGTTTCTGAAGTCTTAGTTGCAAAATTAAGTCTCAAAAAGCTGAAGTTACTCAACTCTTAGAACAGCTTGCAAAAATTACACTTGAGGAAAGACCTGGTTTATACTGTTAACATTAATCAAAATTTGGTCAAGAAATACATGTAAACAATAATACATTTAAGGCTTAGAAAGAACACTGATAAATTCACCCCTGTCACATTAAAACATCCACATCTCCTTCATGGTCCTCTTCAGTCACTTTTAAAGAGAGCACTTCTTCATTAAGAAATAATCCACTCAGTCTTTCCTTACGAGCTTGTCTTTGCTCTTTCAGCTGTCTCTTGCGTAAGGCTTTTTGTTGCAATTTCCGTTGCTTGGAACGTTTCTGTCAAAATATAGAAAACAGACCAAAATGAGGTGCTGTTCAGTATATTAGAAACCACCTTTAAAGCTGCTAAATACATTGAACAGTGCATTAAGGTCTGGTCTGAAAAAATTAATGAAGTTAGATGAATAATTGCCCACTGAACTCTCACTCAGCTTACCCAAAAGCAATCAGAGGACCTACTCTACATACATCATGCCAGAAGGAATAGCCAGAACTGACCTGGCTAAATAACTTCAGCAGATCCACAGTTACTAAACACATTCTTTCAATACAGATACCCCAGTTAGGATCAATTAAGTGACAGTAGTAAGATATAAAGCTTAAAACATATGTATGTAATTAGAAATGTTTACTTTTGAATCCCGGATTCTTTCTGCAGCGCTTGTAGACAAGTTACTATCGCTGTGCGCTCGACTCATGTTGGCACTTGAATTTGAAGCAGAATTAGCAACACTAGAACCACTGCTGCTTGCCGAGCTGAccatgctggcactgctgctgctgacactgGCACCACTCACACCGCTGGTACTGGCACAACTGTAGCTActccttttccagttttcccttGCAGATCGCTGACGAGGTCCGTGTTCCTTGATATAGTTTCTCACCTTTGGAAAAGATGCAGCAGAATTACTAAGGCTTGATAAATACTGCACGGAGATACCCCTCTGCATGTAAAAGAAACAGACTGCCTATCAATAATGATGAACAAATTCAGCTAGTCTCTTAGAACATTCTGCTGTGGCTGCTTAAGTCTTAAGCCACCTTACAACCACCAAGAGAACTAATTTAAGTAAGTGTTAACTTcatcacagaaagaagaaacatgagTAACAAGGTTCTGTTTTATCTTCCCTTCTGCTCATTCCCTTTAGTTTTCAAGTTACAATTataacacaaaacagaaaaactagCAAAATTCAGCTAAACTAAAATGTTTATCTAAGGTATTAAGATCGTTTATTTTGTTACAattgaataaaaggaaaattagtACTTTAAGATGATACTTATTTTGAAGTGTAAAGCAGCCAAATCCACCCAGTGATTGTGGGGTGATTGTTTACCCTTTGCAATCTTTACACTCATCACAATCACAAATACAGAGCAACACAGGAGTTCAGTCTGTCAGGACTCTATCTTTTCCCAATAACACATCACAACACAACAGGCCAAGAAGGCAGTAGCATATACCTACCATACCAATCAGTTGCCATTCTTGTTAGAATACGTATTTTACAACATCTTTAAAATACGTTGGTTTATATCTTTTTACATTAAGTTTACAGTCTCCTCCTTAAGGAGAGGATTAATTCTTCTCCCTCTAATTCCTTTGAATCTTAAACACTAATTTATGCTCAGTTAGCAATTTCATCTCCTCAGTGAGACAACAGTCATGAAAAAGGAATCAGCTTTGTCAGAACTGGTTCCACAGCATAACTCGTTACATACATGCCAACATTTCAGAACTGACTGCTAGACTTCTAACAAGTACTGAGAATACATGATCGGTCTTTTATGTAagtttaatatatataatacgTTTCTGAATTGGTTTCGTTCTTGACAATGTTGTGCACTAGTCTATTTCTAGTCTTGTATGTAACGATGATATAGGAGAATTGATCGTGACTCTAAGATTTTGCAAGACACAACTGACGTTAGAgggactgaaaaaaacaaaggcttACATACAAACCTTAACTCACCTGTTTCAATTTTTCATCTGTGAGACAGTTTAGTTCAATAATGAATTCACTATCTGTAGGTGATATCTGAGCAGTAGGATCAATAATTTTGATAATGTCAAGTTGCTCTCGAAGGCCCATTTCTGTACTGACTTTGCGACTTAAATATTCAATATATTCAACCTACAagccaaagaaaagcaagcaatttTTGAAGTGTACaaattctaaaagaaaagaaaaaaaaagactaagaGAATAAAATGTTCTCAAATATTGCTTCCTATGATCCCTGGGTCACTGAGAAGCCGCAAAAACTCAAAGTGCAAGCTTGAGAATCTGTTAAACTACCCATTATGGTTGCAAAAAACAAGACAATGTCAAGAATCAAATGACACTGAATATAGTTGTGCTTACACCTACAGCAATTACCACGTCCTTTAAGATGTTGCACTGATTAGTTCTTCTGTATCTTAACAGTTCTCATGTGggtaaaaagttgatttcacCTGTTCATCGTTTGTCATTGCGCTCCATGGAAGTTCATCAAGATTcctatgtttgtttttctttttcgGAAGCAGACATGGAGAGCTTGGAATACTAGGTATAACATCAGAAAGTACATCACTCCCACTTGTAATGTCACTGCCAGGCAGCTTGTAACAtgcaagagaaagaacaaaaccttaGAAAACAGTAGACACATTTAAAGTCATTTCAACACAATTAACAATTCAAAACAGAGTCAAATTAGCAAATCATCGTTTATCTGTATGCTCTAACAACTACCTATTAATTACTAACAAACCTACAGTACTTGCTTTAACCTTTCAACAATCTGCAAGCACAGCAAACTCAAACCACCACTACTCTCAACATAGGcctctttttttaaattccatttaaataaagaacagaatgaTGTGGCATTTCAGTATTCCCCTTCTCCATCACCGTAAACTGCCCATTACATTCTAAAGCCAAACCTCATATTCTTACTTTAGGAAGGATCACTTCAGAGTAGGTCTCTAATTTATACCACATCCCATAATTACGTGATACAATTGAATTAAAATTGTTGTCATTTTCCTGGAAGCAACTGCAGAACTTTAGCTAACATCACAAGTACAACTGACATATAATTTCTGAATACATTTCCAGTTAAAGTGTGACAGCTGGATTACTCATAGTCAGAATCTGCCAGATAACACTGTCCAAAGCCTCAAAAGTCTTTCAAAAATGGTACAAGTTGAATCAATCAtgtctctgaaaaaaaatatggtcgttaaaaacaaaaaaagctagTTACTAATCAAACATGTTGTCAGCTAACTAAGATGTgagaaattccttcttttctaaACAATTACCCAGTTTATCAGGCAACTAAAATGTCACAACTCGGTGAAACACTGAATCATTGGGATCCAACCAAATTGCTTCCACAGGCTGCACTGCACACTTGTAACTTCAAAACCTATAGAGACTAACAGACTAAAATAGTAAGAAATTCAGAGCAAATTTCAGTCCCCATTATCTTATacttattttcatctttcagaatAGAATTTGTACTTTCTggaaagctgtattttcagtcCCTATGCTTCATTTACGAGATGCTTTGTCTAAGCTTTATGACAAAATGCGAAAGTATTCTTTGGTGTATTCTGATGTACAATATTTCCCATTTCAAAGTTACGGGCACACTAAAAGTTCATTTAAAAGATTTAAGTGCTGGAGTACTGCACCCAGGCCTAAGGCCCCCAGCACAAAACGCACCTGGAACACAACCACAAAAGGGTCAcaaggatgctcagagggctggagcacctctcatatgaaaacaggctgagggagtcGGGCTTGTTTAGCTCGGTAAAGAGAATACTCTGGGGGGACCTCaaagcagccttccagtgcttgagaagagcttataaacagaagggagatcgcgatagtgacaggacaagggaaaatggttttaaatcaagaggttagatattaggcagaaatgttttttactCAGAGGCTGGAGAGGCATTGgtactgctgcccagagaagctgtgaatgccctgtccctgtaggctcaaggctgggctggatggggccctgggcagtttGAGCTGGTGGGGAGAGGTTCCAACCTGCAGACGGGAAGAAGCTGGAACTGcatgggctttgaggtcccttcctacccaaGCCACTCTGTGATTATATTATATCATTAGAAGACTGATAAACAAAATAGTAAGGCCGAAGATACCTGAACTAGACCACATTGCATAcagactagaaaaaaaaaaaaaaagcagtttacaCTTTTTCACATCCAGGGGAGACAAAGAGAGCTCCTATATTTAACAGGCACCAAATAAATGGAAATAGGCTACAGCAAGACTTCTATGCTTTATCAAGCTGCCAGCTCAATTACCACAGAAGACTCAAGATGGCCAAATCACT
This DNA window, taken from Excalfactoria chinensis isolate bCotChi1 chromosome 4, bCotChi1.hap2, whole genome shotgun sequence, encodes the following:
- the FAM199X gene encoding protein FAM199X, coding for MTEELYEKFLAPDEPCPLLSHQHPPRGGSLSEEGCLDVSDFGCQLSSCHRTDPLHRFHSNRWNLTSCGTSVASSECSEELFSSVSVGDQDDCYSLLDDQEFTSFDLFPEGSVCSDVSSSISTYWDWSDSEFEWQLPGSDITSGSDVLSDVIPSIPSSPCLLPKKKNKHRNLDELPWSAMTNDEQVEYIEYLSRKVSTEMGLREQLDIIKIIDPTAQISPTDSEFIIELNCLTDEKLKQVRNYIKEHGPRQRSARENWKRSSYSCASTSGVSGASVSSSSASMVSSASSSGSSVANSASNSSANMSRAHSDSNLSTSAAERIRDSKKRSKQRKLQQKALRKRQLKEQRQARKERLSGLFLNEEVLSLKVTEEDHEGDVDVLM